One Panicum virgatum strain AP13 chromosome 3N, P.virgatum_v5, whole genome shotgun sequence DNA segment encodes these proteins:
- the LOC120666542 gene encoding factor of DNA methylation 4-like yields MAGGHDEASDALDERLKLVDSKVNAKIFFHKDVVVEYMDMKGILGDITEEKKKVEQERRRAMVVQRVDNLALVQVELMASKMELTMVKEELAVAREQLAQRNQELDEKDEELAALRVKLQKMEARNSNTDQQNGTAPDPVHLQPTRRQTRSMKKQGNQLQGVSSNHHLEVLRETLIKRRTRSMKKQGNPLQGVSSNHHLEVLRETLIKGFMELEGACNFGVKEMGKLNEKPFQAACAVSLPPEEAELAASELYSIWEKLLNEPSWKPFKIVAVGGDCQNEVIDVDDEKLQELRREWGEGPYKSVVDALMERKEYNSNGVFTYDLWNYKEGRKATLEEGIEYLIDQVKQLTVARRRKSRRMAGWP; encoded by the exons ATGGCAGGTGGACATGACGAGGCAAGTGATGCACTGGACGAGCGCTTGAAGCTAGTGGACTCCAAGGTCAATGCTAAGATCTTCTTCCACAAGGACGTCGTGGTAGAGTACATGGATATGAAGGGAATACTCGGCGACATCAccgaggagaagaagaaggtggaGCAGGAGCGCCGCAGGGCAATGGTCGTGCAGCGCGTGGATAACTTGGCGCTCGTGCAGGTGGAGCTCATGGCATCAAAGATGGAGCTCACGATGGTGAAAGAGGAGCTTGCAGTGGCGAGGGAGCAGCTTGCGCAGAGGAACCAGGAGCTAGATGAAAAGGATGAGGAGCTGGCGGCTCTGAGGGTGAAGCTTCAGAAGATGGAAGCCAGGAACAGTAACACTGATCAGCAGAATGGGACTGCACCTGATCCTGTCCATCTCCAACCCACCAGG AGGCAGACAAGATCCATGAAGAAGCAGGGAAACCAGCTACAAGGTGTTTCGAGTAATCATCATTTGGAGGTGCTGAGGGAAACGCTGATCAAG AGGCGGACAAGATCCATGAAGAAGCAGGGAAACCCGCTACAAGGTGTTTCGAGTAATCATCATTTGGAGGTGCTGAGGGAAACGCTGATCAAG GGATTCATGGAACTCGAGGGTGCATGCAACTTTGGAGTCAAGGAAATGGGAAAACTAAACGAGAAACCATTCCAAGCAGCTTGTGCTGTGTCACTGCCTCCTGAAGAAGCTGAATTGGCAGCCTCTGAACTGTACTCCATATGGGAGAAGCTGCTTAACGAACCAAGCTGGAAGCCCTTCAAGATAGTTGCGGTTGGCGGTGATTGTCAG AATGAGGTCATAGATGTTGATGACGAGAAGCTGCAAGAGCTGAGGAGGGAATGGGGAGAAGGCCCCTACAAGTCTGTTGTTGATGCACTGATGGAGAGGAAAGAGTACAACTCTAATGGAGTATTTACCTATGATCTTTGGAACTACAAGGAAGGGAGGAAGGCCACTCTTGAAGAAGGCATTGAGTACTTGATTGATCAAGTGAAGCAACTCACCGTGGCCCGCCGTAGGAAGTCTCGCAG